Proteins found in one Streptomyces sp. CB09001 genomic segment:
- a CDS encoding DUF2617 family protein — protein MHAVSLQAPYLDTAADQLCFSLDLTERPALAEREVFVGGLTVRLRLLGASHQVFAGPVRETVACLPEAVRGLPATHTRRWAGWTYDFSATTARLDPGEFSARVADALSRADEAEHSLCGVFPGSPDAVTAVVVEARDKRSGAGLAWRTWHSYPQDGHIVSTHSRLEAR, from the coding sequence ATGCACGCCGTATCTCTGCAAGCCCCCTACCTGGATACGGCCGCGGATCAGCTCTGCTTCTCTCTGGACCTGACCGAACGGCCGGCGCTTGCCGAACGTGAGGTGTTCGTGGGAGGGCTCACCGTGCGACTGAGGCTGCTCGGGGCGTCCCACCAGGTCTTCGCGGGCCCGGTGCGGGAGACCGTGGCGTGCCTGCCGGAGGCGGTGAGGGGACTCCCGGCGACGCACACCCGGCGGTGGGCGGGGTGGACGTACGACTTCAGCGCCACCACGGCACGCCTGGACCCCGGGGAGTTCAGCGCCCGGGTCGCGGACGCCCTGAGCCGCGCCGACGAGGCGGAGCACAGCCTGTGCGGGGTCTTCCCCGGGTCTCCGGACGCGGTGACGGCGGTGGTCGTCGAGGCGCGCGACAAGCGGTCCGGCGCGGGGCTGGCCTGGCGTACCTGGCACAGCTATCCGCAGGACGGGCACATCGTATCGACGCACAGCCGGCTGGAGGCCCGATGA
- a CDS encoding DUF4247 domain-containing protein, producing the protein MNSTRLLRGAVAAVLVTVLLSACSSDGEDGVPRSWIGKTYSAGGSGWLDRNSSPVKVADAIDGHRDALDRASGGGSEFLRYGDDMVTVSPYPSGGSTIEIEDYRNGYRRHHQHLTYWPNPSSFRGGGPGSGK; encoded by the coding sequence ATGAACAGCACCCGACTCCTTCGCGGGGCGGTGGCGGCCGTGCTGGTCACGGTCCTGCTCTCCGCCTGCTCCAGTGACGGGGAGGACGGCGTCCCGCGCAGCTGGATCGGCAAGACGTACTCCGCCGGCGGGAGCGGGTGGCTCGACAGGAACAGCTCACCGGTCAAGGTCGCCGACGCGATCGACGGCCACCGCGACGCCCTCGACCGGGCGTCCGGCGGCGGCAGCGAATTCCTGCGCTACGGCGACGACATGGTGACCGTCTCACCGTATCCGAGCGGCGGCAGCACGATCGAGATCGAGGACTACCGCAACGGCTACCGCCGGCACCACCAGCACCTCACCTACTGGCCCAACCCGAGCAGCTTCCGCGGCGGCGGCCCCGGCTCCGGCAAGTGA
- a CDS encoding DUF350 domain-containing protein encodes MTEIFESAGQALLYGVVGLAVMAVGFGALDLVTPGKLFHVVWRDRNRGAAVLLGSQSLAVGLVIMSAIQASESEEGLGYGLFSTLLYGLAGVLVMTLVGIVIGMLTPGRMGAVALDDGDDHRPHPAAWVQAGMYLGTAVMVGAALS; translated from the coding sequence GTGACCGAGATCTTCGAGTCGGCCGGGCAGGCCCTGCTCTACGGGGTCGTGGGCCTCGCCGTGATGGCCGTCGGCTTCGGCGCCCTCGACCTCGTCACGCCGGGCAAGCTCTTCCACGTGGTGTGGCGGGACCGCAACCGCGGCGCGGCCGTGCTCCTCGGCAGCCAGTCCCTCGCGGTCGGGCTCGTCATCATGTCGGCCATCCAGGCCAGCGAGTCCGAAGAGGGCCTGGGATACGGCCTGTTCAGCACGCTCCTCTACGGTCTGGCCGGGGTGCTGGTGATGACGCTGGTCGGTATCGTCATCGGCATGCTGACGCCGGGTCGGATGGGCGCGGTGGCCCTCGACGACGGCGACGACCACCGCCCGCACCCCGCCGCCTGGGTCCAGGCCGGCATGTACCTGGGCACCGCCGTCATGGTCGGCGCGGCCCTCTCCTAG